In one Sphingobium sp. TKS genomic region, the following are encoded:
- the virB9 gene encoding P-type conjugative transfer protein VirB9 codes for MRALSAAIICALVPVTAAHAVEVPRGGPSDPRVKFVEYEETEVYRIVGTFRTATQIVLSDDETIQHVALGDTVSWEVAVAGHILFLKPRERAGPTNLIVTTSRGGELRSYAFELTARSGPITGRNGQAYFQVRFRYPRDDADRAARLRAAQIAMQAAALESRAVRGALDHGVVEGPRNMNYKVQGSSELQPSEVSDNGQFTVLRFPANREVPAIYLVRPDGSETLVPFDVRDEFVVVHLVARQLRLRRGGEVLCIYNQAPEPYGVDHGTNTGSPHVERTITHPQE; via the coding sequence ATGAGGGCGCTCTCCGCCGCCATCATTTGCGCGCTGGTGCCTGTAACGGCGGCGCACGCGGTCGAAGTTCCGCGAGGTGGTCCGTCCGACCCGCGCGTCAAGTTCGTCGAATATGAAGAGACCGAGGTCTATCGGATCGTCGGCACGTTCCGGACCGCAACACAGATTGTCCTGAGCGACGATGAGACGATCCAGCACGTCGCGCTGGGCGACACCGTATCTTGGGAGGTCGCCGTCGCCGGGCACATCCTGTTCCTCAAGCCGCGTGAGCGTGCCGGACCGACCAATCTCATCGTCACCACGTCGCGCGGAGGCGAATTGCGCAGCTATGCGTTCGAGTTGACCGCTCGCAGCGGTCCGATCACGGGCCGCAACGGCCAAGCCTATTTTCAGGTGCGGTTCCGATATCCCAGGGACGATGCAGACCGCGCCGCGCGTCTCAGGGCCGCGCAGATTGCCATGCAGGCGGCTGCCCTGGAGAGCCGGGCCGTTCGCGGCGCTCTCGATCATGGGGTCGTCGAAGGGCCTCGCAACATGAACTACAAGGTGCAGGGCTCCAGCGAGCTTCAGCCGTCGGAGGTCTCCGATAACGGGCAGTTCACGGTGTTGCGTTTCCCAGCGAACCGCGAGGTGCCGGCTATATATCTGGTGCGACCAGACGGGTCTGAGACGCTGGTTCCCTTCGACGTCCGTGACGAATTCGTCGTCGTCCATCTGGTGGCGCGTCAGCTGCGCCTTCGGCGGGGCGGCGAGGTGCTGTGCATCTATAATCAGGCGCCAGAACCCTATGGGGTCGATCATGGGACGAACACCGGGTCGCCCCATGTCGAGCGCACCATCACACATCCGCAGGAATGA
- the virB10 gene encoding type IV secretion system protein VirB10 encodes MVEDPSSVSRPLPSADLTPEKDEILHERGIEPIGGMTPSKRNTALIFAGTAMVLGILWVNSGTSQQASNRDLTAPGGAAQERRDIVARETVDYAAVAPQPRPLGAGGNDPNAPVLNPAAGVPGPDGQIVPAMQPGAAPGPSGARPNLADQARRSTLIAYGGRDLGGETSQGPAAASSAQPTENSGTPGSTEGGAPNALDLLRQSSAVGEARASMLPNRNFLITAGTLIPCTLQTAINSAQPGYTSCLIPRDVYSENGRVVLMEKGTRVLGEYRGGIQQGQNRLFVLWTRAVTPQGVRIDLASPGSDALGRAGLAGAVDSFFWARFGGALLLSLVDDAAYIAGQAASSGNGNFNNVTRAPSEGAAIALQNNINIRPVLKKNQGEEVGIFVAKDFNFADVYNLELRR; translated from the coding sequence ATGGTTGAAGATCCATCCTCCGTTTCGCGCCCTCTGCCGAGCGCCGATCTCACGCCAGAAAAAGACGAGATCCTGCACGAGCGCGGTATCGAGCCGATCGGGGGGATGACGCCTTCCAAGCGTAATACCGCCCTCATCTTTGCCGGCACGGCGATGGTACTCGGCATCCTGTGGGTTAATTCCGGAACGAGCCAACAGGCCTCCAATCGTGACCTCACTGCACCGGGCGGGGCGGCCCAAGAGCGGCGCGATATCGTGGCCCGGGAAACCGTCGATTACGCGGCGGTCGCGCCGCAGCCGAGACCGCTCGGCGCAGGCGGGAACGATCCCAACGCACCGGTGCTCAATCCCGCAGCCGGGGTTCCTGGCCCCGACGGTCAGATCGTCCCTGCCATGCAGCCCGGTGCAGCGCCCGGCCCGTCAGGCGCCCGGCCGAACCTGGCCGACCAGGCGCGACGGTCGACACTCATCGCCTATGGCGGGCGCGATCTCGGTGGAGAGACCTCGCAAGGCCCGGCGGCGGCCTCGAGCGCGCAACCGACCGAAAATTCAGGAACGCCAGGGAGTACGGAGGGCGGTGCGCCCAATGCGCTGGACTTGCTGCGACAAAGCTCAGCCGTAGGCGAAGCGCGAGCCTCGATGCTCCCCAATCGCAATTTTCTGATCACTGCGGGGACATTGATTCCCTGCACCCTTCAGACGGCCATCAATTCCGCACAGCCTGGATACACGTCCTGCCTGATTCCACGGGACGTGTATTCCGAGAATGGCCGGGTCGTGCTCATGGAAAAGGGCACGCGCGTACTCGGCGAGTATCGCGGGGGCATCCAACAGGGGCAGAACCGCCTCTTTGTGCTTTGGACCCGGGCGGTGACGCCACAAGGCGTCCGCATCGACCTTGCCTCGCCTGGGTCAGACGCGCTCGGCCGCGCCGGGCTCGCCGGAGCGGTCGACAGCTTCTTCTGGGCACGGTTCGGCGGCGCGCTCCTACTCTCGCTCGTCGATGACGCCGCCTATATTGCCGGGCAGGCCGCATCGAGCGGCAACGGCAATTTCAACAATGTCACGCGTGCGCCGAGCGAAGGGGCCGCGATCGCGCTCCAGAACAACATCAACATCCGGCCGGTGCTGAAAAAGAACCAGGGCGAGGAGGTCGGTATCTTCGTCGCCAAGGACTTCAACTTCGCCGATGTCTACAATCTGGAGCTGCGGCGGTAA
- the virB11 gene encoding P-type DNA transfer ATPase VirB11 has protein sequence MRDTAVLRHYLEPLLPLLEPDDVTELVINRPGEAGIEDRQGWRWHELPELDSEWLGTLAVAAASFTHQDIDGQTPICSTVLPGGERCQIVIPSVTPSGCPSFTIRKPSTVTLPIDQLARAGLFDTTRASARDLTETDAELVALRDAGDWPAFFKVAVAARKNILVSGATGSGKTTLAKALIQLIPPDERLLTIEDTRELIVPHRNVVHMVYSGEGQGRAKVGPKQLLESALRMRPDRILLQELRDGTAFFYLRNVNSGHPGSITTVHAGSAAGAFEQLTLLVKESEGGRDLARDDIRGLLRMLIDVVVQTRRHGGRFEVEEVYFHPKVGDAGAA, from the coding sequence ATGCGCGATACCGCCGTCCTCCGCCATTATCTCGAACCGCTTCTTCCGTTGCTGGAGCCGGATGATGTAACCGAGCTCGTCATCAACCGCCCGGGCGAGGCGGGGATCGAGGACCGGCAGGGGTGGCGATGGCATGAGTTGCCTGAACTGGACAGCGAGTGGCTTGGAACGCTCGCCGTCGCCGCGGCAAGCTTCACGCACCAGGACATCGATGGGCAGACGCCGATCTGTTCGACCGTCCTCCCAGGCGGCGAGCGCTGCCAGATCGTGATCCCGTCGGTGACGCCGAGCGGCTGCCCGTCCTTTACGATACGCAAGCCCTCGACCGTAACCCTGCCGATCGACCAGCTCGCACGCGCTGGCCTCTTTGACACGACGCGCGCGAGCGCCCGGGACCTTACCGAAACCGACGCCGAGTTGGTGGCACTTCGCGACGCGGGCGACTGGCCAGCCTTTTTCAAGGTCGCGGTCGCCGCGCGCAAGAATATCCTGGTCAGCGGGGCGACCGGGTCCGGCAAGACGACCTTGGCGAAAGCGCTTATCCAGCTCATCCCGCCCGACGAGCGGCTGCTTACGATCGAGGACACGCGCGAACTCATCGTGCCCCATCGCAATGTCGTTCACATGGTCTATTCGGGCGAAGGGCAGGGCCGTGCGAAGGTCGGTCCCAAGCAGCTGCTCGAGAGCGCGCTGCGCATGCGCCCGGACCGGATCCTGCTGCAGGAGCTGCGCGACGGCACCGCCTTCTTCTACCTGCGCAACGTCAACTCGGGGCACCCTGGGTCGATCACCACCGTCCATGCTGGCTCTGCGGCGGGCGCCTTCGAGCAGCTGACATTGCTCGTCAAGGAATCCGAGGGCGGCCGCGATCTCGCGCGCGATGATATCCGCGGACTTTTGCGAATGCTCATCGATGTGGTCGTCCAGACCCGGCGCCATGGCGGTCGCTTTGAGGTCGAAGAGGTCTACTTCCACCCGAAGGTGGGCGATGCCGGTGCAGCGTAA
- a CDS encoding type IV secretory system conjugative DNA transfer family protein, with amino-acid sequence MPVQRNFWIIGLSVAGGTLLCCAIAVPVALFGMGQIGPNTDITALPAWLWYYRADPLLILWLKRGALAGAVVVGLLAIGILRRGPALHGTARFAREGEIRREGLRDAAGIVVGRKAGRFLIFGGSEHVLLEAPTRAGKGVGVVIPNLLTWPDSVIVLDVKRENWGASAGYRARAGQAVHLFDPLDAEGRTARYNPLAHIRRTDDTEVINELQKIAGMLFPAPERSDPFWAEAARAAFVGVGALVASNPGLPFTIGEIYRRLTSGDPKSDLPAALQEARRVGQRLSQACVSAIQDFTSASDNTFSGIKQTITARLNLWLNPMVDTATSESDFDLREVRRRRMSIYLGVSPDNIDRIAPIYSLFLQQLVDLNTRDLPEGASNVPVLVLLDEFARLGKASVIASGFSYVAGYGLRLVPVIQSRSQLRAIYGPDVTDEIIANCGLEVVFTPKELKVANELSERLGFFTMNVKSRSRTIHGLLANRSISESDQRRALLLPQELMQLPKNELLLLRAGIPPIRGRKIAYYRMPRFTRRVVAPPVPSARPIAAMLSPPTPASARQGAGTPGLSGAPQQPATSSGETIQEEIVMREMTDAELAGAAKITDDMLVLGDLAELPPPGDEAAAIAFVSAMVERALLPSVGQPSTSIIQERTAHVR; translated from the coding sequence ATGCCGGTGCAGCGTAACTTCTGGATCATCGGCCTGTCCGTTGCCGGCGGCACCTTATTGTGCTGCGCCATCGCCGTGCCAGTTGCCCTCTTTGGGATGGGCCAGATCGGCCCGAACACCGACATCACGGCCTTGCCCGCATGGTTGTGGTACTATCGGGCGGACCCGCTGCTTATTCTTTGGCTAAAGCGCGGGGCTCTGGCGGGCGCTGTTGTGGTCGGGCTCCTCGCAATCGGGATTCTGCGCCGCGGGCCGGCATTGCACGGCACCGCCCGGTTTGCGCGCGAAGGCGAGATCCGGCGGGAGGGCCTTCGCGACGCTGCCGGCATCGTTGTCGGCCGCAAGGCTGGACGTTTCCTGATATTCGGCGGGAGCGAGCATGTTCTGCTCGAGGCGCCCACGCGAGCGGGCAAGGGCGTGGGCGTCGTCATTCCCAATCTGCTGACCTGGCCAGATTCGGTGATCGTGCTCGACGTGAAGCGGGAGAACTGGGGCGCAAGCGCCGGCTATCGGGCACGGGCCGGCCAAGCAGTGCATCTGTTCGATCCGCTCGACGCGGAGGGGCGGACGGCGCGGTACAACCCCCTGGCGCACATCAGGCGGACTGATGACACCGAAGTCATCAACGAGCTGCAGAAGATCGCGGGCATGCTGTTCCCCGCGCCCGAGCGATCCGATCCCTTCTGGGCGGAGGCCGCGCGAGCGGCCTTTGTCGGCGTCGGCGCCCTGGTCGCATCCAACCCGGGCCTGCCCTTCACCATCGGCGAGATATACCGCCGCCTCACGAGCGGGGATCCCAAGAGCGACCTTCCCGCAGCGCTTCAGGAAGCTCGCAGGGTGGGCCAGCGCCTCAGCCAAGCTTGCGTGTCCGCGATCCAAGATTTCACCTCGGCCTCGGACAACACCTTTTCCGGGATCAAGCAGACCATCACCGCACGGCTCAATCTCTGGCTCAACCCCATGGTGGATACCGCCACCTCGGAGAGCGACTTCGACCTGCGCGAGGTGCGGCGTCGGCGCATGTCGATTTACCTTGGCGTGTCGCCTGACAATATCGACCGCATCGCGCCGATCTACAGTCTGTTCCTGCAGCAACTCGTGGATCTCAACACCCGCGACCTTCCTGAGGGCGCTAGCAATGTCCCGGTCCTGGTCCTGCTCGACGAGTTCGCCAGGCTCGGCAAAGCCTCGGTGATTGCGAGCGGCTTCTCCTACGTCGCCGGCTATGGCCTGCGCCTGGTTCCGGTCATTCAGAGCCGATCCCAGCTTCGCGCAATCTACGGTCCCGATGTCACCGACGAGATCATCGCCAATTGCGGCCTCGAGGTTGTCTTCACGCCTAAGGAGCTGAAGGTCGCGAACGAACTTTCCGAACGGCTCGGCTTTTTCACGATGAACGTGAAATCCCGCAGCCGTACCATCCACGGGCTACTGGCGAACCGGAGCATCTCGGAATCTGATCAGCGCCGCGCGCTCCTGCTGCCGCAAGAGCTCATGCAGCTGCCGAAGAACGAGCTCCTGCTCCTTCGCGCCGGCATCCCCCCAATTCGAGGGCGCAAGATCGCCTATTACCGGATGCCGCGCTTCACTCGGCGGGTGGTTGCTCCGCCTGTGCCGTCCGCCCGTCCAATCGCGGCAATGCTTTCCCCACCTACGCCGGCTTCAGCGCGGCAGGGCGCTGGTACACCCGGTCTGAGCGGCGCCCCACAGCAGCCGGCGACAAGCTCGGGCGAGACCATACAGGAGGAAATTGTGATGCGGGAAATGACCGACGCCGAGCTGGCAGGTGCGGCCAAGATCACGGATGACATGCTGGTTCTGGGCGACCTGGCCGAACTGCCGCCCCCGGGCGACGAGGCCGCCGCGATCGCGTTCGTGTCGGCGATGGTCGAGCGGGCACTTTTGCCATCGGTCGGGCAGCCATCCACATCCATTATCCAGGAAAGGACAGCCCATGTCCGCTGA
- a CDS encoding class I SAM-dependent DNA methyltransferase: MDVEDFIAKWAPAGGNERANTQLFLTDLCQLLGVEAPRPTLSDTAQNDYVFERHVIKTEIDGATSNGWIDCYKRGSFILEAKQGSSADLAAVDAGQGYSLRDFFGQTAEDRFKRGMARRDTAAWTGAMQRAASQAEGYAKNLPRSHGWPPFLLVSDVGYCIDVYADFQRNGKGYAPFPDRRRYRITLDELRDKTVRERLAAIWTMPMSLDPSAEAARVTRKIADHLAVLAQGIEAREQDPDRVAAFLMRLLFTMFAEDTGLIPKASFSALLKKVRDRPELLAPQLSQLWEAMDTGGLAFGLGEAGEVVRQFNGYLFKDASALALDQREINVLIDAAASDWRQVEPAIFGTLLERALNAKERAKLGAHFTPRAYVERLVGPTVMEPLRADWEGARTAATLAAEAGDKETARLEVERFHTKLANIVILDPACGTGNFLYVALARLKELEGEVLELLEALGDERYLLELGSHTITPANFHGLEINPRAAQIAQLVLWIGYLQWHFRVNGEDRMPEPPVLRDVRTIIPADALLDWDEKLPEMENGEPKTIWDGTSMKPHPVTGRPVPDHSGRLTVYRYVNPRRQVWPEADFIIGNPPFIGCRRMRKRLGSPYVDTLRSVYGDLSGEIDFVTYWWARSAEQVANGSVRGFGLITTKTIAQSSNRSVLSRYLDPERGGKLYLTFAIPNHPWHDQETTAAVRIAMTAAAAGQGAGRLSSVSLEKRKKGETLLEFEEQVAPINIDLTTGANVAGATSLRANGNICRMGVKMSGDGFKINTEQRARFIADGVPPERMPLVVAGTDVTESQSNTYALDFFDIETEDELHDRFPGVHRYLFDHVKPERDENDREQYRLNWWRFAEPRPRLRAAISGLRRYIVTSETATERFFKFIPSAGRLVDGSVIAIASDDPYVLGVVSSTAHTVWALRAGGRMGSGDDPRYQNETCFDPFPFPPSVPELEQRIRIAARKLDRLRRKVLARHSDLTLTALYTTLARMRDAKGGVLDPKYRSIAERGEVSLIRHYHQQIDEAVAEAYGWPRDLEHEEMLVRLVALNDERAEEERAGQIRWVRPSFQAKSLRKKPAQVVLQLRRGTKAKKVERDWPSALPEQVVAVASVVARSAKPLAPKDVARAFKGKRASTVAPVLDALAGMGMVRKLEDGRYAA, encoded by the coding sequence GTGGACGTCGAAGATTTTATTGCGAAGTGGGCACCCGCAGGTGGCAACGAGCGAGCCAACACACAATTGTTTCTAACCGATCTGTGTCAACTGCTCGGCGTAGAGGCCCCGCGGCCAACGCTAAGTGACACAGCGCAGAATGATTACGTCTTCGAACGTCATGTCATCAAAACCGAGATTGATGGCGCTACATCCAACGGCTGGATTGATTGCTATAAGCGTGGCAGTTTCATCTTAGAGGCTAAGCAAGGTAGCAGTGCCGACCTGGCGGCAGTCGACGCTGGTCAAGGTTACTCGCTTCGCGACTTCTTTGGCCAGACTGCGGAGGACCGCTTCAAGCGCGGCATGGCTCGTCGAGACACCGCTGCATGGACCGGCGCTATGCAGCGAGCTGCAAGTCAAGCGGAGGGCTACGCTAAGAATTTGCCCCGCTCACATGGCTGGCCACCTTTCCTGCTGGTCAGCGACGTTGGATATTGCATCGACGTCTATGCGGACTTTCAACGCAACGGGAAAGGCTATGCGCCATTTCCCGACCGTCGTCGGTATCGAATTACCCTCGATGAACTGCGCGACAAGACAGTCCGGGAGCGCCTGGCGGCAATTTGGACCATGCCAATGTCGCTCGACCCCTCGGCCGAGGCGGCACGGGTTACGCGAAAAATTGCGGATCATCTGGCTGTTCTAGCCCAGGGTATCGAAGCTCGAGAGCAGGACCCGGATCGCGTGGCGGCCTTCCTTATGCGTCTCCTCTTTACCATGTTCGCGGAGGACACTGGTCTTATTCCGAAGGCGAGTTTCAGCGCGCTCTTGAAAAAAGTCCGCGATCGCCCCGAACTCCTGGCCCCCCAACTCAGTCAGCTATGGGAGGCGATGGATACCGGTGGCCTTGCGTTTGGCCTTGGTGAGGCAGGGGAGGTTGTGCGTCAGTTCAATGGATACCTCTTTAAGGATGCCAGTGCGCTGGCGCTTGATCAGCGTGAGATCAACGTCCTCATCGACGCAGCGGCATCGGACTGGCGCCAGGTCGAGCCAGCAATTTTCGGAACCTTGCTTGAGCGTGCGCTGAATGCCAAAGAACGCGCCAAGCTTGGCGCGCATTTCACTCCGCGCGCCTATGTAGAGCGACTGGTCGGCCCCACCGTAATGGAACCCCTGCGCGCTGATTGGGAAGGTGCGCGAACCGCAGCAACCTTGGCTGCGGAAGCAGGCGACAAGGAGACCGCGCGTCTTGAGGTCGAACGCTTTCACACCAAGCTCGCAAACATCGTCATTCTAGACCCGGCCTGCGGAACGGGCAATTTCCTTTATGTCGCGCTTGCGCGACTTAAGGAGTTGGAAGGAGAGGTGCTCGAATTGCTCGAAGCACTCGGCGATGAGCGCTATCTTCTTGAGCTCGGCAGCCACACGATTACTCCTGCCAACTTCCATGGCCTCGAAATCAATCCTCGGGCTGCACAGATCGCTCAACTCGTGCTCTGGATTGGCTATCTTCAATGGCATTTTCGTGTGAACGGAGAAGATCGGATGCCCGAGCCCCCCGTTTTGCGTGATGTCAGAACGATCATCCCAGCCGATGCCCTGCTTGATTGGGACGAGAAGCTTCCTGAGATGGAGAACGGCGAGCCAAAGACGATCTGGGATGGTACGTCGATGAAGCCGCATCCAGTGACCGGGCGACCCGTTCCCGATCACTCCGGTCGGCTAACGGTATATCGGTACGTCAATCCGCGGCGGCAAGTCTGGCCGGAGGCAGACTTCATCATCGGGAACCCGCCCTTCATCGGATGCCGCCGAATGCGCAAGCGCCTCGGGTCGCCCTACGTCGATACGCTCCGGAGCGTGTACGGCGACCTTTCTGGCGAGATCGATTTCGTGACCTATTGGTGGGCACGAAGTGCCGAGCAGGTAGCGAATGGCTCTGTTCGAGGATTTGGTCTCATCACGACGAAGACTATTGCCCAATCGAGTAATCGCTCGGTGCTTAGCCGCTATCTCGATCCTGAGCGCGGTGGCAAACTCTACCTGACCTTCGCGATTCCGAACCATCCGTGGCACGATCAGGAAACAACCGCTGCGGTGCGGATCGCGATGACTGCGGCTGCTGCCGGACAAGGCGCAGGACGGCTGTCGAGCGTTTCACTGGAGAAGCGCAAAAAAGGTGAAACACTGCTCGAGTTTGAGGAGCAAGTTGCGCCGATTAACATCGATCTGACTACCGGCGCTAACGTCGCCGGCGCCACCTCACTCAGAGCCAACGGCAACATCTGTCGTATGGGTGTGAAAATGTCCGGTGACGGATTCAAAATCAATACCGAGCAGCGAGCCCGCTTCATCGCCGATGGCGTGCCGCCGGAACGAATGCCGCTGGTTGTGGCCGGCACGGATGTGACTGAGTCTCAAAGTAACACTTACGCTCTCGACTTCTTCGACATCGAGACTGAGGACGAGTTGCATGATCGCTTCCCTGGCGTGCACCGCTACCTGTTCGATCATGTGAAGCCAGAGCGCGATGAAAACGACAGGGAGCAGTACCGCCTCAATTGGTGGCGCTTCGCAGAACCTCGACCGAGGCTTCGTGCAGCCATCAGCGGTCTCCGGCGCTACATCGTCACCAGCGAAACAGCTACGGAGAGGTTCTTCAAGTTTATTCCCAGTGCGGGCCGTCTCGTGGATGGCTCAGTTATAGCGATTGCGTCCGACGACCCCTATGTTCTCGGCGTGGTCTCGAGCACAGCGCACACCGTGTGGGCGCTTCGTGCGGGCGGGCGGATGGGGTCGGGCGACGATCCGCGTTATCAAAATGAAACCTGTTTTGATCCGTTTCCCTTTCCGCCGAGCGTGCCGGAACTGGAGCAGAGGATTCGGATTGCAGCGCGCAAATTGGACAGGTTGCGCCGGAAGGTTCTAGCGCGCCATTCGGATCTGACCCTGACAGCACTTTATACCACGCTCGCCCGTATGCGAGATGCCAAGGGTGGAGTTCTTGATCCCAAATACCGGTCCATCGCCGAACGCGGCGAAGTCTCGCTCATCCGCCATTATCACCAACAGATAGATGAGGCTGTCGCTGAAGCATACGGTTGGCCGCGCGACTTGGAACATGAGGAAATGCTGGTCAGGCTTGTTGCTTTGAATGACGAGCGAGCCGAGGAGGAGCGTGCGGGGCAGATCCGGTGGGTTCGGCCCTCTTTCCAGGCGAAATCCCTCCGAAAGAAGCCGGCCCAAGTCGTCCTGCAACTTCGCAGAGGCACCAAGGCAAAGAAGGTGGAGCGGGATTGGCCAAGCGCCCTTCCAGAACAAGTGGTTGCCGTCGCAAGCGTCGTGGCGCGGTCCGCCAAACCATTGGCGCCCAAAGATGTTGCCCGTGCATTCAAAGGGAAACGCGCCTCTACAGTCGCGCCAGTGCTTGATGCGCTTGCAGGAATGGGGATGGTACGAAAGCTTGAGGACGGCCGCTATGCGGCCTGA
- a CDS encoding metallophosphoesterase family protein — translation MSSFRFLHAADIHLDSPLHGLSRYDGLPVEEIRSATRSAFDNLIQCAIDEAVDFVVIAGDLFDGDWRDMGTGLYFARAMGRLDQAGIPAFIIAGNHDAASAISRTLTWPPNVRQFGPRRPETHRLPNLAVALHGQSFSTPAVTDNLVLSYPAAEANSFNIGVLHTALAGRPGHAKYAPCGVEDLRGKGYDYWALGHVHEFEIVNDNPYVVFPGNVQGRTIREAGAKGAVIVTVVDGEVSSIDRIDLDVVRWIRLDIDCAGSSPGGLPDLIRAELTRIHGADGSGRPMIVRVSLRGELAGAGALIDKAGAIRDDVRAIATSISPDLHVEKVKVLVSEPTTEQHAVLGEDLDELIGEGSSDLGLAAAIEADLERFMVLAKSALGESEDGELRLLAAQGDWAGILGTASTALRSRLTPEA, via the coding sequence GTGTCGAGTTTCCGCTTCCTGCATGCTGCGGACATCCATTTGGACAGTCCATTGCATGGCCTATCGCGGTACGATGGACTTCCCGTCGAGGAGATCCGGTCGGCCACGCGATCCGCGTTTGACAACCTCATCCAATGCGCGATCGACGAGGCGGTGGACTTTGTCGTCATCGCCGGCGATCTATTCGATGGCGACTGGCGCGATATGGGGACGGGACTCTACTTTGCCCGGGCCATGGGCCGTCTCGATCAGGCCGGCATTCCAGCGTTCATTATTGCCGGCAACCACGACGCCGCCTCGGCGATCTCGCGGACGTTGACTTGGCCGCCAAACGTTCGCCAATTCGGACCGAGGCGTCCCGAAACCCACAGGCTGCCGAACCTCGCTGTGGCGCTGCACGGCCAGAGCTTTTCCACGCCGGCCGTCACCGACAACCTCGTCCTCTCCTATCCGGCCGCAGAAGCGAACTCGTTCAACATCGGCGTACTCCACACCGCCTTGGCGGGGCGGCCGGGGCACGCCAAATACGCGCCCTGTGGCGTCGAAGATTTACGCGGGAAGGGCTACGACTACTGGGCACTCGGCCATGTGCACGAGTTCGAAATCGTCAACGACAACCCCTATGTCGTCTTTCCAGGCAACGTGCAGGGCCGCACTATACGCGAGGCGGGCGCAAAGGGTGCAGTCATCGTGACGGTGGTGGATGGCGAGGTTTCGTCCATTGATCGCATCGATCTGGACGTTGTGCGCTGGATCCGCCTCGACATCGATTGCGCCGGCTCATCGCCGGGCGGCCTCCCGGACCTGATCCGCGCCGAACTGACGCGCATCCACGGCGCCGATGGCTCCGGTCGGCCAATGATCGTCCGCGTGAGCCTGAGGGGCGAGCTCGCAGGCGCAGGCGCGCTCATCGACAAGGCTGGGGCCATTCGGGACGACGTGCGCGCCATCGCCACGTCGATCTCGCCAGACCTTCATGTCGAGAAGGTGAAGGTACTGGTGTCGGAGCCGACCACGGAACAACACGCCGTGCTCGGCGAGGATCTCGATGAATTGATCGGCGAGGGCTCCTCGGACCTCGGACTAGCGGCGGCGATTGAGGCGGATCTGGAGCGCTTCATGGTTCTGGCGAAGAGCGCGCTCGGTGAGTCGGAGGACGGTGAATTGCGTCTGTTAGCGGCACAGGGCGACTGGGCAGGAATCCTCGGCACCGCATCAACGGCGTTGCGGTCGCGCCTGACGCCGGAAGCCTGA